The proteins below are encoded in one region of Helianthus annuus cultivar XRQ/B chromosome 2, HanXRQr2.0-SUNRISE, whole genome shotgun sequence:
- the LOC110927977 gene encoding uncharacterized protein LOC110927977: MGSGEGMWVVAGDFNSVRLCSERRNSKFISLATRDFNAFIDEANLHEFTLKGRRFTFVAGNKMSRIDRIFVNWSYFMKWPSAEYRALSRDKSDHSPLRWVGRGREEGVGCGSLLGVPDVKLLNKFRKLRKVIGEWNSECIDKELEEKRGLEEELHHLDLVLDSRELTKEEFWVLGEIKKRLRELDVLKQKDVRQKPRTRWAMDGDDNTKFFHGMINKRRSATFIPGMLVGGVWETKPTVVKREVLGFFHRKFIETMKSRPYLSCYGLKRLSTDEA, translated from the exons ATGGGTTCGGGGGAAGGTATGTGGGTAGTGGCGGGAGATTTTAATTCGGTCAGATTATGTTCGGAAAGGAGGAATTCAAAGTTCATCAGTTTAGCTACACGGGATTTTAATGCGTTTATAGATGAAGCTAATCTTCACGAGTTCACTCTAAAAGGTAGGCGATTTACTTTTGTAGCAGGGAATAAGATGAGTCGAATTGACaggatttttgttaattggagtTATTTTATGAAATGGCCAAGTGCTGAGTATAGGGCGCTTTCGCGTGATAAATCGGATCATTCTCCGTTG AGATGGGTTGGGAGAGGTCGTGAGGAAGGTGTTGGATGCGGGAGTTTATTGGGTGTCCCGGATGTCAAATTGTTAAACAAATTTAGAAAATTAAGGAAGGTGATTGGCGAGTGGAATTCGGAATGTATTGATAAAGAGTTGGAAGAAAAGAGGGGTCTGGAGGAAGAGTTGCACCATTTGGATTTAGTCTTGGACTCTAGAGAGCTTACTAAAGAGGAATTTTGGGTCTTGGGGGAAATTAAAAAGCGTTTGAGAGAACTTGATGTTTTAAAGCAAAAAGACGTCAGACAAAAGCCCAGAACTAGGTGGGCGATGGATGGGGATGATAACACAAAGTTTTTTCATGGGATGATCAACAAGAGAAGGTCAGCGACTTTCATTCCGGGGATGTTGGTGGGGGGTGTTTGGGAAACCAAACCGACTGTTGTTAAAAGAGAGGTGTTGGGTTTTTTTCATAGAAAGTTTATTGAGACGATGAAGAGTAGACCTTATTTGTCGTGTTATGGGCTTAAAAGGCTTAGTACGGATGAAGCATAG